The following proteins are co-located in the Manihot esculenta cultivar AM560-2 chromosome 9, M.esculenta_v8, whole genome shotgun sequence genome:
- the LOC110622239 gene encoding serine/arginine-rich splicing factor SR30-like, giving the protein MSSRASRTLYVGNLPGDIRQREVKDLFYKYGPIVDVDLKIPPRPPGYAFVEYEDARDAEDAIRGRDGYNFDGCRLRVELAHGGRRLSSPGDRYSSYSGSSGSRGTSRRSDYRVLVTGLPSSASWQDLKDHMRLAGDVCFSQVFRDRGGMTGIVDYTNYDDMKRAIKKLDDSEFRNAFSRAYVRVKEYSSRRSYSRSPSRSPYGRSRSSSWSRSRSYSDRSRSPRAKYSRHSRSLSVSSRSPAGSSPRSSRSRSRSISPLASPRSKRAGRSPGRLGRSRSHESRSRSPVGSDRSRSAGSLDSRD; this is encoded by the exons ATGAGCAGTCGTGCAAGTCGCACTCTTTATGTAGGCAATCTTCCGGGAGATATTCGTCAGAGAGAAGTGAAAGACTTGTTTTACAAG TATGGGCCCATAGTTGATGTTGATTTGAAAATCCCACCGAGACCTCCTGGCTATGCTTTTGTTGAG TATGAAGATGCTCGTGATGCTGAAGATGCAATTCGTGGTCGTGATGGATATAACTTTGATGGATGCCGCTTACGA GTTGAGCTTGCACATGGTGGACGAAGGCTTTCATCCCCGGGAGATCGTTATAGCAGTTATAGTGGTAGCAGCGGAAGCCGTGGAACTTCCAGGCGCTCCGACTATCGTG TTCTGGTCACTGGATTGCCTTCTTCTGCTTCATGGCAAGATCTCAAG GATCATATGCGACTAGCTGGGGATGTCTGCTTTTCTCAGGTCTTTCGTGATCGTGGTG GTATGACTGGAATTGTAGATTATACAAACTATGATGATATGAAGCGTGCT ATCAAGAAACTTGATGACTCGGAGTTTCGAAATGCATTTTCTCGGGCTTATGTACGG GTGAAGGAGTATAGTTCAAGGAGGAGCTACTCAAGGAGTCCTAGTCGTAGCCCATATGGCCGAAGTCGGAGCTCAAGCTGGAGCCGGAGTCGTAGCTATAGTGACAGAAGCAG GTCTCCTAGGGCTAAATACTCTCGCCACTCTCGATCTTTATCTGTTTCCTCACGTTCTCCGGCAGGATCATCTCCCCGATCTTCTAG ATCCCGGTCAAGATCAATATCTCCTCTTGCATCA CCTCGCAGCAAAAGAGCAGGTAGAAGCCCAGGCAGACTTGGCAGAAGCAGAAGCCATGAATCTCGATCCCGTTCACCT GTGGGATCTGATCGTAGCCGATCAGCAGGCTCTCTGGACTCCAGGGATTGA
- the LOC110622241 gene encoding uncharacterized protein LOC110622241: MAEAKSKFESAREWVTENKLRTVGSLWLSGIAGSIAYNWSKPNMKTSVRIIHARLHAQALTLAALAGAAVVEYYDHKAGAKADKYAGYIPYKDFK; encoded by the exons ATGGCTGAAGCTAAGAGCAAGTTTGAATCTGCTAGGGAATGGGTCACCGAGAACAAGCTAAGAACTGTTG GTTCTCTATGGCTTAGCGGTATTGCTGGTTCAATCGCCTACAATTGGTCTAAAcccaacatgaaaacaagtgtcAGGATTATTCATGCTAG GTTGCACGCACAGGCGCTTACGCTGGCTGCACTAGCTGGTGCTGCTGTGGTTGAGTACTATGATCATAAAGCTGGAGCAAAGGCTGATAAATATGCTGGATACATCCCATACAAGGACTTCAAATGA
- the LOC110622237 gene encoding 3-ketoacyl-CoA synthase 7 — MGSFMVLKQSNIGEILLSLFSNNIDFLAAISLLAIAIYIVSFNSKRVYLVDFACYKAPDYQRVPISAFIEHKELLGNSNSNAEFQTKVLERSRIGNETYLPSGVHLFPADHSWKYTIEEFEMVLFTVVEDLFTKHKINPKSIGILITNCSLSCPTPSLASMIINKFGFRSNILSFNLSGMGCSAGLLSISLAKDLLKVHKNSLVLVLSTESTTSNVYEGKIKSMLLANCLFRMGGAAILLSNRKSDRDIAKYELQHLVRTHLGSKDGSYNCVYQREDDEGYTGVSLSRSILQVAGEGLKTNMATLAAMVLPYSELIKYVISSMACKKRRGTYIPNFKKAFDHFCVHAGGKTVIDAIKENLKLKDKDVEASKMTLYRFGNTSSSSIWYTLSYLEAKGRVRKGDRVWQLAFGSGFKCNSAVWKCISRMKPEASNVWMEMIHLYPVDVPEVMDH, encoded by the coding sequence ATGGGAAGCTTCATGGTGTTAAAGCAATCCAACATTGGTGAAATTCTCTTGTCCCTATTTTCCAATAACATAGATTTTTTAGCAGCAATATCTCTCCTTGCAATTGCCATTTACATTGTTTCTTTCAATTCCAAGCGTGTTTATCTTGTCGACTTTGCGTGCTATAAGGCACCAGATTATCAAAGAGTTCCCATCTCCGCCTTCATAGAACATAAAGAATTATTGGGAAATTCCAATTCAAATGCCGAGTTCCAAACCAAAGTCCTTGAAAGATCACGTATTGGTAATGAAACTTACCTTCCTTCAGGCGTCCATCTATTTCCAGCAGATCATTCTTGGAAGTATACCATTGAGGAGTTTGAAATGGTGTTATTTACAGTAGTTGAAGACCTCTTCACAAAGCACAAGATCAACCCAAAAAGTATTGGCATTTTAATCACAAATTGCAGCCTTTCATGCCCAACTCCTTCTTTAGCATCAATGATCATTAACAAGTTTGGTTTCAGAAGCAATATTCTAAGCTTCAATCTTTCTGGAATGGGTTGCAGCGCAGGGCTCTTGTCAATATCATTAGCCAAAGACCTTCTGAAAGTGCATAAAAATTCTTTAGTTCTTGTCCTCAGCACGGAATCAACCACATCCAATGTTTACGAAggaaaaatcaagtctatgCTTCTAGCAAACTGCTTGTTTCGAATGGGTGGTGCTGCTATTTTGCTCTCCAACCGAAAATCCGACAGGGACATTGCTAAATATGAGCTTCAACATCTAGTAAGAACCCATCTTGGTTCTAAAGATGGCTCCTACAACTGCGTTTACCAACGAGAAGACGATGAAGGGTACACAGGAGTATCATTATCAAGATCCATTCTGCAAGTAGCAGGCGAAGGATTGAAAACCAACATGGCAACATTGGCAGCAATGGTCCTACCATATTCTGAGCTAATCAAATATGTAATCTCATCAATGGCGTGTAAAAAAAGGAGAGGAACTTACATACCCAACTTCAAGAAAGCTTTTGATCATTTTTGTGTGCATGCTGGTGGGAAGACTGTGATTGATGCTATAAAAGAGAACCTTAAGTTGAAAGATAAAGATGTGGAAGCATCAAAGATGACACTTTACAGATTTGGGAACACATCTTCATCATCAATTTGGTATACTCTAAGCTACCTTGAGGCAAAAGGTAGGGTTAGAAAAGGAGATAGAGTGTGGCAATTAGCATTTGGAAGTGGTTTTAAATGCAACAGTGCTGtttggaagtgtatttccaggaTGAAACCTGAGGCTTCAAATGTTTGGATGGAAATGATTCATCTATATCCTGTGGATGTGCCAGAAGTGATGGATCATTGA